A region of the Bacillota bacterium genome:
CGGTAGCCGTCCTGGTGTGGCTGCTTTCGTGGGCGTGGCTCAACCACCAGTGGAACGAGCGCAGGCTGGACTTCGGGCGGGTTGTTGTGTGGACGGTCATCCTCATCGCGCTGGGCTTCCTCGGGACCTTCCCGCCCGTTTTCGAAATGTTTGAGTGAGCCCCATCCATCGGCACCAGAGGTACCCCGCCCCCGGATCCGAATGGAGGTCTGCGGCGACCCACGCCGCAGACCTCTACTTGCGCTTCATGTACCGTCCGGGCGAGGGGGCTCGTCGGGCAGGTCGACGACGTCGTGAATCCCGTGCTGGAGGGCGTAGACGGCCGCCTGCGCGCGGTTGGCAACCCCCAGCTTATCGAGAATGACCGTCACGTGGTTGCGCACGGTCTTCTCGCTCAAGCCCAGCGCTGCCGCAATTTGGTCGTTGTCGTGACCCCGTGCGATGAGGGCCAGCACCTGCTGCTCGCGTACCGTCAGGCTCTCAAAGGCCTGGCGCCGCTGGAGCCTTGCCTGCTGGCGCACGCGCGAAAGCAACGTGCGGGTCACGCCCGGATCCAGGGCCCCCCCGCCCTGGCTGATGCTGCGCAAGGCCTGAAGGAGACCGGCTCCCTCCAGCTGCTTGAGCACGTACCCGTCGGCCCCTGCTTCCACCGCCGAAAGCACGAGTTCTTCGCTATCGTAGGCCGTCAGCATCAGCACCCTGATATCGGGCCACCGGCGCTTGATCTCCCGGCACACTTCAATCCCGCTCCGGTCCGGGAGCCTTACGTCCATCGCCACGATGTCGGGTTTCAGCCGCTCAACGGCCTCGAGCGCCTGGGCTCCGTTGGCAGCCTCGCCCACCACGCATATGCCCTCTTCACCCTCCAGCAGCAGCCGCAGGCCCAGCCGGATCAGCTCGTGGTCATCGACCACGACCACCCGCAGGCAGCTCATGCCGGCTCCTCCCACGGGACGTCCAGCACCACTTCCGTACCCCTTCCCGGTGCCGAACGAACAGCGATCGTCCCCCCCAGAAGGCGGGCTCGCTCGTGCATGTTCTCAAGGCCGCGCCCCTGCTTCACGCCTCCCCGGAGGCCGACCCCGTCATCCCGAACGCGCAACTTGAGCCGCCCGTCCTGGACCCGCGCCTCGATCCAGACGCGGCGGGCTTTCGAATGGCGTGCCACGTTGCTCAACGCCTCGGCCGCCACCAGGTAGACGTGGCCATCGCGCCGGGCGTCCTTCGACCTGTCGGGCAGGTCGATGTCCGAGGTCACATCAGCAAAGGCTTCGAGCCCCAGCGTATGGGTCAGGCGGCGCAACCGGCTGGCGAGGGACTCCGGTACGTCGCCGGGCTGCAGGTCGGAGACATAGCCGCGGATATCGGCAATGGCCTCGTCCAGGACCTGGATGGCCCGCGCCAGATAGCCGCCTTCGGGGCGCCCCACCGGCATGCCGTTTTGAAGGGCTTGAAGCAGAAGACCGGCGGAGTACACCCGCTGGAGCGTTCGGTCGTGCAGGTCGCGGCCGATGCGTTCCCGTTCGGCACTGATAAGCCTTGCCTTTTCCATGTCGTCCATGAGGCGGTCGAGTTCACGGTGGAGGGCCTCGATGGACCGGATCACGGCCACCAGCAGAATGGCCCCCAGCGCCGACCGCCACACCGGCACCGGAACCCCCACCCATTGGGCCAGCCGGGCCTGGTTGATGACGGTGGCCGGAAAGAAGTTCGCCTGCGGAACGACGAGGCCGCCCAGCACGCCATACCCCGCCAGGGCGAACGCCGCCCAGCGAAGCGCCGGGGTGATCGAGGCGGAGCCGGGCGACCTCCCGGAAGCTTGAGCCTGGCGGTAAAGCGCCCAGGCGCTGACAAACGCGCCGGGTGCGCCCAGCATGTAACGGGCGGCGGCCTCGGCGATGCGACGCCAGGTATCCAGGTCGCCGGCCAGCGAGAGCCCCAGCCAGAACGGGCCCACCGCCCACGCTGTCAGCAGGACCACGGTCAGGGGATGAACCGGGCCGCCCGAACGGGACCGGCTGAACGCTACGGAAAGCCCGAATTGCAGCAGGCAGGCGAAGGAGACGGCCAGCAACACGAGCTGAAGCGCCCTGAGCAGGGCCACGAAAGGGGCGGGCAGGTAAGTCGCCTGGATCGGAATGAAGACGAGGCCCCACTCGTGGGCCCCGTGGGTCAGCCCGAAAGCGGCCAGCCACGGCACGCTGCGCGCCAGCCGGAGCGAACTGTGCCGGCGGTACTGCAGGGCCAGGGCCACGCCCATCAGTACGAACACTTCGCCGTACGTTGCGTTGACGATGACCTCATTGACTTCGAAAAACGCTCGAATGCGTTCCGCCAGCACCCGACTTCGCGCCCCCCGGTCTACGCCCTCATGTTATCACGCAGGCGCCGCTCGGGCGCCGTTCGCCGGGGTTCCAGAAGGGCTGGATGTCCGAGCTGCTGACCGAAGGCTGCCCCCTGTACGCCCTGCGGAGCGCCCTTATCCCCTTCCCACCCTTAGAGGTCCGACCTCTTCAGCCGGAGGCTGTATGCAAAGGAGGCGTGCCCTTCGGGCACGGCGGCCGACAGGTCGAGCCGCCACCCTCCTGCGGCCAGCCAGTGGGCGGAAAACGGGCTGACCCGAAGCACGATCTCTTCGTACGCAGGGCGCTGCGAGCTCACCAGAACGCCGCCCGCGAGGCCCGCGTCCGCCGGCAGCCCCGGGCCAAACCCCTCCATGCGGGTCTCCACCACCCGCAGCCTCTGCCCTTCGACCTGGAAGACCGAGACCACCCGGAC
Encoded here:
- a CDS encoding response regulator transcription factor, encoding MSCLRVVVVDDHELIRLGLRLLLEGEEGICVVGEAANGAQALEAVERLKPDIVAMDVRLPDRSGIEVCREIKRRWPDIRVLMLTAYDSEELVLSAVEAGADGYVLKQLEGAGLLQALRSISQGGGALDPGVTRTLLSRVRQQARLQRRQAFESLTVREQQVLALIARGHDNDQIAAALGLSEKTVRNHVTVILDKLGVANRAQAAVYALQHGIHDVVDLPDEPPRPDGT
- a CDS encoding sensor histidine kinase codes for the protein MLAERIRAFFEVNEVIVNATYGEVFVLMGVALALQYRRHSSLRLARSVPWLAAFGLTHGAHEWGLVFIPIQATYLPAPFVALLRALQLVLLAVSFACLLQFGLSVAFSRSRSGGPVHPLTVVLLTAWAVGPFWLGLSLAGDLDTWRRIAEAAARYMLGAPGAFVSAWALYRQAQASGRSPGSASITPALRWAAFALAGYGVLGGLVVPQANFFPATVINQARLAQWVGVPVPVWRSALGAILLVAVIRSIEALHRELDRLMDDMEKARLISAERERIGRDLHDRTLQRVYSAGLLLQALQNGMPVGRPEGGYLARAIQVLDEAIADIRGYVSDLQPGDVPESLASRLRRLTHTLGLEAFADVTSDIDLPDRSKDARRDGHVYLVAAEALSNVARHSKARRVWIEARVQDGRLKLRVRDDGVGLRGGVKQGRGLENMHERARLLGGTIAVRSAPGRGTEVVLDVPWEEPA
- a CDS encoding DUF1850 domain-containing protein, with translation MRGVYRYLLLGALLAAAALAFGLSRGSEPLVLTVTDEAGRSILAVPVRQGERVELGFTHSSERVRVVSVFQVEGQRLRVVETRMEGFGPGLPADAGLAGGVLVSSQRPAYEEIVLRVSPFSAHWLAAGGWRLDLSAAVPEGHASFAYSLRLKRSDL